From a region of the Prevotella melaninogenica genome:
- a CDS encoding toxin-antitoxin system YwqK family antitoxin — protein sequence MIKNKKLRIAIASVIMALIYPLIFMFLFAMEAASGDSTDAAGRGFVALGIYIEGFMVSVVYFIISIIFSRIFLRTLLPPFIALLLLLLGWGISLIPDYIATLPSEYTEYYEDGKVKQVGKKEHSYDTWVGWVKSYRRDGTIWKEEKFPSIKSDNRLIYAKYYYEDGTLKSEGYTTFDNLAHREGEWKFYKPDGTLDDIRNYDENAVRLNSSEKYQLYTDGVKIYRVGSGKLFTGTLSNTPVVYLKNYFNEFPEAFFPRENEDDEEEIFPDLYTCRVKNGLKQDKVVIRYATHGHPIAYQTIIYDDGNSWAPANVYYPNGQIQDKVTILDDSTRRYDCYYQDSIKRRPHGVLRFKVKYRNDDVIDTAYWYNRHGKLRAWAVFKDGDIVKQWPEETY from the coding sequence ATGATAAAGAATAAAAAGCTTCGGATAGCCATAGCTTCTGTTATTATGGCTTTGATTTACCCACTTATTTTTATGTTCTTGTTTGCAATGGAGGCAGCTTCTGGAGACAGCACTGATGCGGCTGGTCGGGGGTTTGTAGCTTTGGGTATATACATAGAAGGCTTCATGGTTTCCGTAGTATACTTTATAATCAGTATAATCTTCTCACGTATTTTCCTACGAACTCTACTTCCTCCCTTCATTGCTTTATTACTTTTATTATTGGGATGGGGGATATCTCTTATACCTGATTACATTGCTACTCTTCCAAGTGAGTACACAGAGTATTATGAAGATGGTAAGGTGAAACAAGTTGGAAAAAAGGAACATAGTTATGATACATGGGTTGGTTGGGTGAAGTCCTATAGGCGAGATGGCACCATTTGGAAGGAAGAGAAATTCCCTTCTATCAAGTCAGATAACCGCTTAATCTATGCTAAGTACTATTATGAGGATGGTACTTTAAAGTCTGAGGGGTACACAACTTTTGATAACTTAGCGCATCGAGAAGGTGAATGGAAGTTCTATAAGCCTGATGGAACACTTGATGATATTCGCAATTATGACGAGAATGCAGTAAGATTAAACTCTTCTGAGAAGTATCAACTATATACAGATGGGGTAAAGATATACAGAGTCGGTTCTGGGAAACTATTTACTGGTACACTCAGTAATACGCCTGTTGTCTACTTGAAAAACTATTTCAACGAATTCCCAGAAGCCTTTTTCCCAAGAGAAAATGAAGACGATGAGGAAGAGATATTTCCCGACTTATATACATGTAGGGTAAAGAATGGATTAAAGCAGGATAAGGTCGTTATCCGTTATGCTACTCATGGACATCCTATTGCCTATCAGACTATTATCTACGACGATGGTAACTCATGGGCTCCTGCCAATGTTTATTATCCAAATGGACAGATACAAGATAAAGTAACAATACTTGATGATAGTACAAGGCGTTATGATTGCTATTATCAAGATTCAATAAAGCGCCGTCCGCATGGTGTTCTTCGTTTTAAAGTGAAGTATAGGAACGACGATGTTATAGATACTGCTTATTGGTATAATAGGCATGGTAAGCTACGAGCATGGGCTGTTTTCAAGGATGGGGATATCGTTAAACAATGGCCAGAAGAAACGTATTAA
- the trmD gene encoding tRNA (guanosine(37)-N1)-methyltransferase TrmD, producing the protein MRIDIITVLPEMLEGFVHESILARAEKKGLAEIRLHNLRDYTKDKWRRVDDYPFGGQAGMVMQIEPIDRCIAALKEEREYDEVIFTSPDGEQFNQKIANDLSLGGNFIILAGHYKGVDQRVRDHLITREISVGDFVLTGGELPAAIIADAVVRLVPGVISDEQSALSDCFMDDMLSAPIYTRPRSYNGWDVPEVLLSGHEAKIKQWEFNQAMERTKRLRPDLLKE; encoded by the coding sequence ATGAGAATAGATATCATCACCGTATTACCAGAGATGCTGGAAGGATTCGTACACGAGAGCATCCTTGCCAGAGCAGAAAAGAAAGGGTTGGCAGAGATTCGTCTGCACAATCTTCGTGACTACACAAAGGATAAATGGCGCCGTGTTGACGACTATCCTTTTGGTGGACAAGCTGGTATGGTCATGCAGATTGAGCCTATAGACCGTTGTATCGCTGCTTTGAAGGAAGAGCGTGAGTATGATGAAGTTATCTTTACATCACCTGATGGCGAACAATTCAATCAGAAGATAGCTAACGACCTCTCATTGGGAGGTAACTTCATTATCCTTGCTGGACATTATAAAGGTGTTGACCAACGTGTACGTGATCATCTTATTACACGTGAAATCTCTGTTGGCGACTTTGTACTAACAGGTGGTGAACTACCAGCTGCTATCATTGCTGATGCTGTTGTACGACTGGTTCCAGGTGTTATTAGTGACGAACAGAGTGCACTCTCAGACTGTTTTATGGATGATATGCTCTCAGCACCTATCTACACTCGCCCTCGTAGTTATAATGGTTGGGATGTTCCAGAGGTACTTCTCAGTGGACACGAGGCAAAGATTAAACAATGGGAGTTTAATCAAGCAATGGAACGCACTAAACGACTACGCCCTGACCTCTTGAAAGAATAA
- a CDS encoding TonB-dependent siderophore receptor: MVKRLHSYLLLTGTLLYSAALPINAQGNSVGKVPTDSLTQDTLFSTPYLHDQVLQTVEVIGRNERSYKNTNSFIGTKTETPLKDIPQSIGYVTKELVRDQGATTVNEVVKNISGVNQYTFYNDFSIRGFRTTGNRNSGNLVNGMRAQTSLWKQQSLANIERVEVIKGPASALFGNAAPGGVINRVTKKPLPFQRNTVSTTVGSFNTLNTYGDFTGPLDKKHTLLYRLNIGYEHTDSYRDLQENTNYIVAPSFSFLPTQRTRFNVDIVYQRTDGKVDRGQPIFGDGDLNSVPISRSLSATNDYLKENLVNITLGVTHKFTDNLSFNATYLNSSYDEDLREHNQANAYVKLADGTQSSSRILMQCLVRQRHFRNNSFNTYFNYNVSTGPVNHRILLGYDYFQMAQQAGSSAMTAGGYLLKDGTTTTAFKPANIAKYVLDKDGNPRTNVPYYDLTSNNNNIERDYSKYVFVATALSPYLQYSHGIYLQEQMEVGPVKLLLGIRQEIFTDVLNYKTNKETRTTQHAFIPRLGAVVAINKNLNVYGTWVKGFEPQSASVQGNPNTGGPFDPEYSQLLEAGLKGEWFDKRLSTTLSFFHLQKRNTLYNANDANNPELLEQVGEETSKGIEFDVAGFILPNWSIVANYAYTHAAITKTATNSEKDYGMQRPNTPRNSFNIWSKYIIQTGALRNFGFGLGFNAVTKRYGQVGRRENTIVYPGYGLLNAALYYRLRNLQVQLNLDNAMNKVYWVGGYDKLRSFPGAPRNIKATVTYKF, translated from the coding sequence ATGGTTAAAAGATTACACTCTTATCTCTTATTGACAGGCACCTTATTATATTCTGCAGCCCTGCCAATAAATGCACAAGGGAACTCGGTGGGTAAAGTCCCAACAGACAGCCTTACACAAGACACATTATTCTCAACACCTTATCTGCACGATCAAGTGTTGCAGACGGTAGAAGTAATTGGACGTAACGAACGTTCCTATAAGAATACCAACTCTTTCATCGGTACAAAGACAGAGACACCTTTGAAAGACATTCCACAATCTATCGGTTACGTAACAAAGGAGTTAGTGCGCGACCAAGGAGCAACCACTGTCAATGAGGTTGTAAAGAATATCAGTGGTGTAAACCAATATACCTTCTATAATGACTTCTCTATCCGTGGCTTCCGTACTACTGGTAACCGTAATTCTGGTAACCTTGTCAATGGTATGCGAGCACAGACAAGTCTTTGGAAACAGCAGTCATTAGCAAATATCGAGCGTGTTGAAGTTATTAAAGGTCCTGCTTCTGCTCTCTTCGGCAATGCTGCACCAGGTGGTGTTATTAATCGTGTAACTAAGAAGCCACTACCTTTTCAGCGCAATACAGTATCAACAACCGTTGGTAGCTTCAACACACTGAACACCTATGGAGATTTTACTGGACCATTAGACAAGAAGCATACCCTACTTTATCGTCTTAACATCGGTTACGAACATACTGATTCTTACCGTGACCTACAGGAAAACACAAACTATATCGTTGCACCATCTTTCTCGTTTCTCCCAACACAAAGAACTCGTTTTAACGTCGACATCGTTTATCAACGCACCGATGGCAAGGTTGACCGTGGTCAGCCTATCTTTGGAGATGGTGACCTCAATTCAGTACCAATTAGTCGTTCGCTCTCTGCAACAAATGACTATCTTAAGGAGAACCTCGTGAATATCACGCTTGGTGTAACTCATAAGTTCACGGATAACCTCTCTTTCAATGCTACCTATCTGAACTCTTCCTATGATGAAGACCTTCGTGAGCACAATCAAGCCAATGCTTACGTAAAGTTAGCCGATGGTACACAGAGTTCGTCACGCATCCTTATGCAGTGCCTTGTACGCCAGCGTCACTTCCGCAACAATAGTTTCAACACCTATTTTAACTATAACGTAAGTACAGGTCCTGTTAATCATCGTATCCTTTTAGGTTATGACTATTTCCAGATGGCACAACAAGCTGGCTCATCAGCAATGACTGCTGGAGGCTATTTGCTAAAAGACGGTACGACAACAACAGCTTTCAAGCCTGCCAACATTGCTAAGTATGTACTTGACAAGGATGGTAATCCACGAACAAATGTGCCTTATTATGACTTGACAAGCAATAATAACAACATTGAGCGTGACTACTCTAAGTATGTCTTTGTTGCAACAGCACTCTCTCCTTATTTACAATATTCTCATGGTATCTACCTTCAAGAGCAGATGGAAGTAGGACCAGTAAAGCTTCTCTTGGGTATTCGTCAGGAGATATTCACTGATGTACTAAATTATAAGACCAATAAGGAGACCCGTACCACACAGCATGCATTCATTCCACGCCTTGGCGCTGTCGTTGCTATCAACAAGAATCTGAATGTGTATGGTACATGGGTAAAAGGCTTTGAGCCACAGAGTGCATCCGTACAGGGTAACCCTAACACAGGTGGACCATTCGACCCAGAATACAGCCAGCTGTTAGAGGCGGGCTTGAAAGGTGAATGGTTTGACAAACGACTTAGTACTACCCTTTCTTTCTTCCACCTTCAGAAACGCAACACACTCTATAATGCCAACGATGCAAATAATCCAGAGTTGTTAGAACAGGTGGGAGAAGAAACTTCAAAGGGTATTGAATTTGACGTAGCAGGCTTCATCCTTCCTAATTGGAGTATCGTTGCTAACTATGCCTACACCCATGCTGCTATCACAAAGACTGCTACCAACTCAGAGAAAGACTATGGTATGCAACGTCCAAACACACCACGTAACTCATTCAATATTTGGTCGAAGTATATCATTCAGACAGGTGCGCTACGCAACTTTGGTTTCGGTCTGGGTTTCAATGCTGTAACAAAGCGTTACGGACAGGTTGGAAGACGTGAGAATACCATTGTCTATCCTGGCTATGGACTCCTCAACGCAGCACTTTACTATCGTCTCCGTAACTTGCAGGTACAGTTAAATCTCGATAATGCAATGAACAAAGTTTATTGGGTGGGTGGTTATGACAAACTCCGTTCCTTCCCAGGTGCTCCACGGAACATAAAAGCTACAGTGACTTACAAGTTCTAA
- a CDS encoding DUF5020 family protein encodes MKRFFSLAICLIAAFGCASAQNVQLHYDLGHSLCKDLNSRTSVTTTVEMFKPDTWGSTFMFTDIDYKSDGVMGAYWEIAREFNLSKNKQWAAHIEYNGGLGSGKTMDSYYGNRYQHAVLLGGAWNWASKDFSKTFSLQLMYKYQFKNAHTGAHPFSGFQLTEVWGTTFAKGLCTFSGFCDLWYDPNVNGKMILLSEPQFWFNLNTLKGMKDVNLSLGTEVEISNNFVWNDKGQNNRFYAIPTVAAKWTF; translated from the coding sequence ATGAAAAGATTCTTTTCCCTCGCTATCTGTTTGATAGCAGCTTTTGGTTGTGCAAGTGCACAAAACGTTCAGTTACATTATGACTTAGGTCATAGTCTTTGTAAGGACCTTAACTCTCGTACATCGGTAACGACGACAGTTGAAATGTTTAAACCTGACACTTGGGGTTCAACCTTTATGTTTACTGATATCGATTACAAGAGTGATGGAGTAATGGGTGCTTATTGGGAGATTGCTCGTGAATTTAATCTTTCAAAGAATAAACAGTGGGCAGCACATATTGAGTATAATGGTGGTTTAGGCTCTGGTAAAACAATGGATAGCTATTATGGTAACCGTTATCAGCATGCTGTTCTTCTTGGTGGAGCATGGAACTGGGCTTCAAAAGACTTTTCTAAAACGTTTAGCCTTCAGTTGATGTATAAGTATCAGTTTAAGAATGCTCACACTGGTGCACATCCTTTCAGTGGCTTTCAGCTGACAGAGGTATGGGGTACAACCTTCGCTAAGGGTCTTTGTACATTCTCTGGATTCTGTGATCTTTGGTATGATCCAAATGTTAATGGTAAAATGATACTTCTCTCTGAGCCTCAGTTCTGGTTTAATCTCAATACGCTTAAGGGAATGAAAGATGTAAATCTCTCTTTGGGTACTGAGGTTGAGATTAGCAATAACTTCGTATGGAATGACAAAGGACAGAATAACCGTTTCTACGCTATTCCTACAGTGGCAGCTAAGTGGACATTCTAA
- a CDS encoding RagB/SusD family nutrient uptake outer membrane protein, protein MKHIISNILKGGLPILCLGMTVTSCNDFLDRPPLDQVPPTSYYLTADQLGTFPINYYTTIFRNNSGWWAGVATFDDGTDNQAARGGNTAMFLQDQWKVPTSGGIDMNNIRNVNKFINENEPKIAEGKVSGDANLINQYMGEAYFIRAMLYYGKLQTYGDFPIQLTELKPEDDLVSPNKRQPRNLVARQILSDMDKAIDKLQVNFANKVRINKYAALAMKSRIALYEATFEKYHRGSGRVPGDANWPGKNKEWNKNFTINQDDEVNYFLDQAIDAAKKVCDAVPLKTKNSHVMNPSIVGLYNGWNAYYDMFASPDLSKYPEVLLWRQFNSDINVAHLTSNKLRGGAATGWTRGLVESFLMKNGLPIYASGSGYNGDTTIDMVKKDRDERLQLFLFGESDILGIDQKSIDLVNEKRPAGTAPIDNIKFNVATLFATDQASRDVTGYRQRKFYNYDPAMQLGQTFSDVDGQIIIRVEEAMLNYIEASYLRRGSLDATATGYWTALRERAGITAPISTTIAATDMSKEADVKRPSYDWAAFSAGKPVDATLYSIRRERRSEFAGEGLRNDDLIRWASLDQVKNYQIEGVNFWDQIYQNPSFVNDKGVSLIIADGDAKATMSAKTLSKYVRPYQIQKTNNILYNGYTFYQAHYLSPFSYQEMQLCSPDGTAENSNLYQNIYWPVEANGEAIK, encoded by the coding sequence ATGAAACATATTATATCAAATATATTGAAGGGAGGATTGCCTATTCTTTGCTTAGGCATGACGGTTACGTCATGTAACGATTTCCTTGACAGACCACCACTCGATCAAGTACCTCCTACTTCTTATTATCTGACAGCAGATCAGTTAGGTACATTCCCTATCAACTACTATACAACTATCTTCCGTAACAATAGTGGATGGTGGGCAGGTGTAGCAACATTTGATGATGGAACAGACAATCAGGCTGCAAGAGGTGGTAACACAGCAATGTTCTTACAGGATCAGTGGAAGGTTCCTACATCTGGTGGTATTGATATGAACAACATTCGTAACGTCAATAAGTTTATTAATGAGAACGAGCCAAAGATTGCTGAAGGCAAGGTGTCTGGTGATGCGAATCTTATCAACCAGTATATGGGTGAGGCATATTTCATCAGAGCAATGCTCTACTATGGTAAGCTCCAAACTTATGGTGATTTTCCTATCCAGTTGACAGAACTAAAGCCTGAAGATGACCTTGTTTCGCCAAATAAGCGTCAACCTCGTAATCTCGTTGCGCGTCAAATTCTTTCTGATATGGATAAGGCGATTGATAAGTTGCAGGTGAATTTTGCGAATAAGGTACGTATTAATAAGTATGCAGCTTTGGCAATGAAGTCAAGAATTGCGCTTTATGAGGCAACCTTCGAGAAGTATCACAGAGGTTCTGGTCGTGTGCCGGGTGATGCTAACTGGCCGGGCAAGAACAAGGAGTGGAACAAGAACTTTACTATCAATCAGGATGATGAGGTGAACTATTTCCTTGATCAGGCTATTGATGCTGCCAAGAAGGTTTGCGATGCAGTTCCATTGAAAACTAAGAACAGTCATGTAATGAATCCAAGTATCGTTGGACTGTACAATGGATGGAATGCATACTACGATATGTTTGCCAGCCCAGACCTGTCTAAGTATCCGGAGGTGTTGTTGTGGCGTCAGTTCAATTCAGATATTAACGTGGCTCACCTCACATCAAACAAACTTCGTGGCGGTGCTGCAACAGGTTGGACACGCGGTCTCGTAGAGTCATTCCTTATGAAGAATGGTTTGCCTATCTACGCTTCTGGCTCTGGTTATAATGGTGACACCACCATTGATATGGTTAAGAAAGATCGTGACGAGCGTCTGCAGCTCTTCCTCTTTGGTGAGTCTGATATACTCGGTATTGACCAAAAGAGCATTGACCTTGTGAACGAGAAGCGTCCTGCCGGTACTGCACCTATTGACAACATCAAGTTCAATGTTGCAACTCTCTTTGCAACAGACCAGGCAAGTAGAGACGTAACTGGTTATCGCCAGCGTAAGTTCTACAACTACGATCCTGCAATGCAGTTAGGTCAGACTTTCTCTGATGTTGATGGTCAGATTATCATCCGTGTTGAGGAAGCTATGCTCAATTACATCGAGGCTTCTTACCTCCGTAGAGGTTCATTAGATGCAACTGCAACAGGTTATTGGACAGCTTTGCGTGAACGTGCTGGTATTACTGCTCCTATCTCAACAACTATTGCTGCAACTGATATGAGTAAGGAGGCTGACGTGAAGCGTCCATCATACGACTGGGCAGCATTCTCTGCAGGCAAGCCTGTTGACGCAACACTCTATTCTATCCGTCGTGAGCGTCGTAGCGAGTTTGCAGGTGAGGGTCTTCGTAATGATGACTTGATTCGTTGGGCATCTTTGGATCAGGTGAAGAACTATCAGATTGAGGGTGTTAACTTCTGGGATCAGATCTATCAGAATCCTTCTTTCGTAAATGATAAGGGTGTGAGTCTGATTATTGCTGATGGCGATGCTAAGGCTACAATGTCAGCTAAGACACTTTCAAAGTATGTTCGTCCTTACCAGATTCAGAAGACTAACAACATTCTCTATAATGGTTACACCTTCTATCAGGCACACTACCTGTCTCCATTCTCTTATCAGGAGATGCAGCTCTGTTCTCCTGATGGTACTGCAGAGAACTCTAACTTGTACCAGAATATCTACTGGCCAGTTGAGGCAAATGGTGAAGCTATCAAGTAA